One Ostrea edulis chromosome 2, xbOstEdul1.1, whole genome shotgun sequence genomic region harbors:
- the LOC125680929 gene encoding uncharacterized protein LOC125680929 isoform X1 has product MIAVFTLISIVGAFSINQHGGGVHAVPLIMEAKISHIFHDMDKDHDYFISITEILNFFAVYDLDNPNGINPTSIDLSEFKQSWSYRDTDSQKALNFNQMDANKDGSLTDVDLAGFFATADTDFGMLFLVLLIDPVLLVDVVTSLVMSLAVTIYQTYF; this is encoded by the exons ATGATTGCGGTTTTTACACTGATCTCGATTGTTGGTGCTTTCAG TATCAATCAGCATGGAGGTGGCGTACATGCGGTTCCTTTGATAATGGAGGCCAAAATCAGCCATATCTTTCATGACATGGACAAGGACCACGACTACTTCATTTCCATAACAGAAATCTTGAACTTCTTCGCCGTCTATGACCTAGACAATCCGAATG GTATCAATCCTACAAGCATTGACCTAAGCGAATTCAAGCAATCATGGAGCTACAGAGATACCGATTCCCAAAAGGCGCTCAATTTCAATCAGATGGACGCCAACAAAGATGGTTCTCTGACTGATGTGGACCTGGCGGGATTTTTTGCAACTGCTGACACGGACTTTGGTATGTTGTTTTTGGTGCTGCTGATCGACCCCGTTTTACTGGTTGATGTAGTGACGTCACTGGTGATGTCACTAGCAGTGACAATATACCaaacttatttttaa
- the LOC125680929 gene encoding uncharacterized protein LOC125680929 isoform X4 has translation MIAVFTLISIVGAFSINQHGGGVHAVPLIMEAKISHIFHDMDKDHDYFISITEILNFFAVYDLDNPNGINPTSIDLSEFKQSWSYRDTDSQKALNFNQMDANKDGSLTDVDLAGFFATADTDFDRVIDFAEFDKYMRTFIYNIIS, from the exons ATGATTGCGGTTTTTACACTGATCTCGATTGTTGGTGCTTTCAG TATCAATCAGCATGGAGGTGGCGTACATGCGGTTCCTTTGATAATGGAGGCCAAAATCAGCCATATCTTTCATGACATGGACAAGGACCACGACTACTTCATTTCCATAACAGAAATCTTGAACTTCTTCGCCGTCTATGACCTAGACAATCCGAATG GTATCAATCCTACAAGCATTGACCTAAGCGAATTCAAGCAATCATGGAGCTACAGAGATACCGATTCCCAAAAGGCGCTCAATTTCAATCAGATGGACGCCAACAAAGATGGTTCTCTGACTGATGTGGACCTGGCGGGATTTTTTGCAACTGCTGACACGGACTTTG ACAGAGTCATTGATTTTGCCGAATTCGACAAATACATGAGAACA tTCATCTACAACATCATTTCTTAG
- the LOC125680929 gene encoding uncharacterized protein LOC125680929 isoform X2 — MIAVFTLISIVGAFSINQHGGGVHAVPLIMEAKISHIFHDMDKDHDYFISITEILNFFAVYDLDNPNGINPTSIDLSEFKQSWSYRDTDSQKALNFNQMDANKDGSLTDVDLAGFFATADTDFAHRHFTGNVNCISLQILSLIKEGLDSL, encoded by the exons ATGATTGCGGTTTTTACACTGATCTCGATTGTTGGTGCTTTCAG TATCAATCAGCATGGAGGTGGCGTACATGCGGTTCCTTTGATAATGGAGGCCAAAATCAGCCATATCTTTCATGACATGGACAAGGACCACGACTACTTCATTTCCATAACAGAAATCTTGAACTTCTTCGCCGTCTATGACCTAGACAATCCGAATG GTATCAATCCTACAAGCATTGACCTAAGCGAATTCAAGCAATCATGGAGCTACAGAGATACCGATTCCCAAAAGGCGCTCAATTTCAATCAGATGGACGCCAACAAAGATGGTTCTCTGACTGATGTGGACCTGGCGGGATTTTTTGCAACTGCTGACACGGACTTTG CTCATCGCCATTTTACTGGTAATGTCAACTGCATCTCCCTGCAAATTCTGAGCTTGATCAAAGAAGGGTTAGATTCCTTATG A
- the LOC125680929 gene encoding uncharacterized protein LOC125680929 isoform X3, translating into MIAVFTLISIVGAFSINQHGGGVHAVPLIMEAKISHIFHDMDKDHDYFISITEILNFFAVYDLDNPNGINPTSIDLSEFKQSWSYRDTDSQKALNFNQMDANKDGSLTDVDLAGFFATADTDFDRVIDFAEFDKYMRTVSFDIFFSI; encoded by the exons ATGATTGCGGTTTTTACACTGATCTCGATTGTTGGTGCTTTCAG TATCAATCAGCATGGAGGTGGCGTACATGCGGTTCCTTTGATAATGGAGGCCAAAATCAGCCATATCTTTCATGACATGGACAAGGACCACGACTACTTCATTTCCATAACAGAAATCTTGAACTTCTTCGCCGTCTATGACCTAGACAATCCGAATG GTATCAATCCTACAAGCATTGACCTAAGCGAATTCAAGCAATCATGGAGCTACAGAGATACCGATTCCCAAAAGGCGCTCAATTTCAATCAGATGGACGCCAACAAAGATGGTTCTCTGACTGATGTGGACCTGGCGGGATTTTTTGCAACTGCTGACACGGACTTTG ACAGAGTCATTGATTTTGCCGAATTCGACAAATACATGAGAACAGTgagttttgacatttttttttcaatatga